DNA from Tripterygium wilfordii isolate XIE 37 chromosome 4, ASM1340144v1, whole genome shotgun sequence:
ATTTCTTACAAGaatgttaaatttttatttctttagagAATTGATGTGTAAACTTAGTAATTTTTAattcaatatgtaaatatttatttttaataaaggaTTTATATCTCATTCCAAACATGAATAAAAGGGGAGAAGTATGAAAAAGGCTCCTGTACCATGCTTTTTGGTTCAAAAAAGcccctcaacttttttttttggatcaaaaaagccCTCATACTTACAAGAAACGAAAACGTTAGCCCTTCTATTAACATTCTGTTAAAATCTGCTTATTTGGCATTTaagttattttttctttatttttcagcTAATGACGTGGCGTACATGTGGACTTAACGTATTAGATGTTGACATGTGTCATTTTTAAAAAGTAATTCACGTGTTGTTGTCTATGAATCACAAGTTGTAGTAAGTGCAGAAATGGCTCAATTAAGCCCCTGTACTATTGAGAAAGGGACATTTAAGACCCTTTACTTCACATAAATGACTCAATTTAGCCCTTTTTACAGATAACAATGATAACAGCTAATTCAACATAGGTCTAATTCAACATAGAAAGATCCAACACAAAGACAAATATGTCTATTACAACATAAACAAATCCAACATAAAGATAGATAGGTCTATTACATCATTAACAGACTTAACAATGTCTGATTCAAAAAAGCAAACACAACTAGGATCCAATACTAATTCATCCCATATTGTAGCATGCAGAATCCAATCCAATGCTAATTCCATCCCACTGATCCCTCATATCTTGATTTGTTGgtcttctttttgttgttttgactACCACGGTCAATAACCCTTGCCATGCTTGTTCCAGGCTACAATACCAGtgataagaaagaaaatttagaGAAGATAATGTATACACAAATATAAGGGTAATATTTTACAACTTACATTCAGTATCGAACGACCCGTATCAGGATTGATGTATAGCCCAATTTCGGTTAGCATTGTCCTCTTTCTTGGCTTGCTCTTAGGTCTACAATCTTTGTGAAAAGGGCTAACATATGTGGATGTGGCAGCTAATGACATGGGATTGCTGGATTGGTCCTGACCTCCTTGAACTGTGACAATAGTATTCTGGAATGCTTGAGAATTTCCAGTCCTATCACTCCTTATGCCACTGATAGTAACCCCACTAATGCCTTGGGTACTGGATCCCCTCTTGCCTGGACATTCTTTGTTCCGAACATTGTGACCTTTCCCTTTACACACATGACAAGTCATAATCCTCCCTTCTCTTGTCAACTTTGTTTTTAAGGACAATTTCATATGATTcatttctcctcttcttctttggtCTCCCTGGCATCTTTCTTAATTTTGGAGGAAGCACTTGGTCTTGTACACTCTTAGGCCACATATTTTCACCTCGGATTGGCTCCATTAGAAGTTGACATGCCCTCAAATATGTTGTTGTCTTATACCATAGATTTAAGTAATCTTCAGGCTTCTCACCACTATCATGTATGGCACGTATGGCATGAGCACATAGGATGCCAGATAGTTCCCATGCCCCTCATGTGCACACACCATCCCTCAATATCACAACAAACTGCCTCCTCCCACATTTATCCTCATAACTTCCACCTCCATTCCACTCAGCCACCCAAATATGACTCTCCTTCACATTTTCCTGCAACTTTTTATGAATCAGTGGACCATAATCATGTTTCCATGAAGACACCCCCACTCTCTGGTCTCTAATTCTTCTCATAACCCCCCTTCCAATGTCTTCAAGCATAGATATGATTGATTTAGTCCTTGCTTCCAATATTGTGCTATTAAATGCTTCACACAGATTGTTGTCACAATTGTCACACCTAGGCAAAGGACTGAAGAATGCCTTGCACCAGTATTTTGGATCAACCAGCTTCAAATCTTTAGCAACAACTGGATTAACTTTCTCAATGTCTTTATACCTCTCCTCAAACTCAACCTTGTTTGTAGATTTTGCAAGTGTCCAGAATAATTTTTTCAAATGCCTTCCAGGGTGTGTCTTGCACCAATTGGCGTAAAGGTGTCTACAATAGAATCTGTGCTCTGCCTTAGACCATGTGTCAGCAACTGCAGATACCAAACCCTGTATAAAACaagcaaattttagtttttgacAATGTAATTGTCCATCAACTAATAACATATTTCTTTGATGACAATTACAAACCTTTTGTCGGTCACTAATTATTGTCCAACCTTCTCCTTCAACTGTGCCCAAGTCATGCCTCAAAAGGTTCAAAAACCATGTCCAAGTATCTGTGTTCTCAACAAGAACCACAGCCCATGCCACAGGGAACATTTGGTTATTTCCATCACGACCAATTGCTGTTAGAAGCTCTCCTTTCACAAGCCCCTTCAAAAAACAACCATCCACCCCCAATACTGGTCTACAACGATTTAGAATACCCTGTTTGCAACTtttaaaacaacaataaaaagctTTGAATAAACCAAGATCCCCCTCATTCTGCCTATCAGTCAATATATCAACAATAGTACCAGGGTTAGACACAATTAGCTCTTCAGCATAATCCCTAAGCTTTGCATATTCTTTGATACAATCTCCTTCCATGTCAGCTAACACACTCTTCTTCAACCTTTTACATTGTTGCATTTTCACATCTAATGATAAACTTTGTT
Protein-coding regions in this window:
- the LOC119996902 gene encoding uncharacterized protein LOC119996902, with protein sequence MGQGVPKMDKKILFVPQLWDSVQVNKMVKTRANRHRLTQIEDYTNSDNEVGSEDIEEEFLPEDSSSEDDEEVIVAREKIKVYRRGWRGVALLNDSDNEKDAGDNQGETLGRNDEDSGDNEGVVGGENADVEGDESDREHSSYIDSSDPGSYIDSTDEEPEVRDDAVRRKSRFPSFKKQKGIPIFELSMLFDSNDEFKDAINSYAILTRHDIRFTKNEPNRCRAKCKGSFDCPWIIFASYNRDIGSFQVKTYVNEHSCEQKRGLKRLTSKFLYNKFYGFITAHPDIKLRYLKAFIKQSLSLDVKMQQCKRLKKSVLADMEGDCIKEYAKLRDYAEELIVSNPGTIVDILTDRQNEGDLGLFKAFYCCFKSCKQGILNRCRPVLGVDGCFLKGLVKGELLTAIGRDGNNQMFPVAWAVVLVENTDTWTWFLNLLRHDLGTVEGEGWTIISDRQKGLVSAVADTWSKAEHRFYCRHLYANWCKTHPGRHLKKLFWTLAKSTNKVEFEERYKDIEKVNPVVAKDLKLVDPKYWCKAFFSPLPRCDNCDNNLCEAFNSTILEARTKSIISMLEDIGRGVMRRIRDQRVGVSSWKHDYGPLIHKKLQENVKESHIWVAEWNGGGSYEDKCGRRQFVVILRDGVCT